A region of Allocoleopsis franciscana PCC 7113 DNA encodes the following proteins:
- the ctpA gene encoding carboxyl-terminal processing protease CtpA, producing the protein MHKRAFWVGLLLLFQLTLSAWWTPPALAFTEEQKLFSQAWRIVSQSYIDDSFNHQNWWQLREKVLQKRLDNREGTYSAIKNMLESLDDPFTRFLTPNQYRSLQVNTSGELSGVGLQIALDPETGELAVVAPIAGSPAEQAGIQPRDRILEIDGMLTSQLTLDEAASKMRGATGTKVTLKIQGKEGEPKSIELVRDRIALNPVYAVLDSSQNNTPIGYIRLTQFSANAPSELASAITQLEEQGAQGYILDLRNNPGGLLQAGIEIARFWLDQGTVVYTVNRQGTLGSFEAYGPALTEDPLVVLVNQGTASASEILAGALQDNGRAKLVGEKTFGKGLIQSLFDLTDGSGLAVTVAKYETPNHRDIHKLGIQPDLEVSLDPITLNQVGTAADEQYQVAVKLLTSQSVVAEAVKS; encoded by the coding sequence ATGCACAAACGAGCTTTTTGGGTCGGACTCTTACTGCTGTTTCAACTCACCCTTTCTGCCTGGTGGACACCACCCGCCTTAGCTTTTACAGAGGAGCAAAAGCTCTTCTCGCAAGCGTGGCGCATTGTCAGTCAATCCTATATCGATGACTCATTTAACCATCAAAACTGGTGGCAACTACGGGAAAAGGTACTCCAAAAGCGGTTGGATAACCGTGAGGGAACCTATTCAGCCATCAAGAACATGCTGGAAAGTCTCGACGACCCCTTTACCCGGTTTTTGACACCCAATCAATATCGGAGTTTGCAGGTGAATACCTCCGGAGAGCTATCGGGTGTGGGGTTACAGATTGCTCTTGATCCGGAGACGGGGGAGTTGGCTGTGGTGGCACCAATTGCAGGTTCTCCAGCAGAACAAGCAGGAATTCAGCCCCGCGATCGCATCCTCGAAATTGATGGGATGCTGACCTCACAACTCACCCTAGATGAAGCCGCCTCCAAGATGCGTGGAGCAACAGGCACGAAAGTTACCCTGAAAATTCAAGGAAAGGAAGGAGAACCCAAGTCGATTGAGCTGGTGCGCGATCGCATTGCCCTCAACCCCGTCTATGCCGTACTCGATTCCAGTCAAAATAATACTCCGATTGGTTACATTCGCTTGACCCAGTTCAGTGCCAACGCCCCCTCTGAATTAGCGAGTGCGATCACTCAACTTGAGGAACAAGGCGCACAGGGTTACATTCTTGACCTGCGGAATAATCCTGGAGGACTTCTACAGGCCGGGATCGAGATTGCTCGCTTCTGGTTAGATCAAGGAACTGTGGTCTATACCGTTAATCGGCAAGGAACACTGGGTAGCTTTGAAGCCTATGGCCCTGCGCTCACAGAAGACCCATTGGTTGTTTTAGTCAATCAGGGGACAGCCAGTGCCAGCGAGATTCTGGCAGGAGCCTTGCAGGATAATGGCAGAGCTAAGTTGGTTGGGGAAAAAACCTTCGGCAAAGGCTTAATTCAATCGTTATTTGACTTAACCGATGGTTCAGGACTCGCCGTAACTGTTGCTAAATACGAGACACCCAACCACCGGGATATCCATAAATTGGGTATCCAGCCCGATCTAGAGGTCTCTTTAGATCCCATTACTCTGAATCAGGTGGGAACAGCAGCAGACGAGCAATATCAAGTCGCCGTCAAGTTGTTAACGAGTCAATCCGTGGTGGCTGAGGCCGTTAAGAGTTAG